In the Clostridium beijerinckii genome, one interval contains:
- a CDS encoding beta-glucosidase family protein translates to MKCTKLKRLSYTEKAKEIVNSLTLEEKVSLMGGNVTLNDMLSDLRDADEQKHYNSYPYPAGGIEKNNVPPMLFCDGPRGVVCSAGKSTCFPVSMLRGATFDTALEEKIGNAIGKEVHGYKGNLFAGVCINLPYNPGWGRSQETYGEESFHLGEMGRALVKGVQDENVIACVKHFAFNQMEISRFKVNVECDKRTEREVFLPHFKKCVEAGAAAIMSSYNLYKGTHCGHHDYLLNQVLKKEWDFDGFVMSDFIWGVRDTVEAANGGQDMEMCCTQFFGDKLVAAVKNGQVKESKINESALRIVRTLLAFEDAYSNEYDESLIGCEDHIKLALQAAREGITLIKNENNVLPLNKDKARKIVVLGKLGDKEVIGDHGSSQVRPAYVITPLQGIANAAPKAQVVYYNGENLEHAKELAKDADAVIFVVGYNYDDEGEYISEDEFESYTGAVGGDRKNSLGLHENEIKLIQEVGPVNTNSIAVLIGGNMIMMEEWKESVGAIMMAYYPGMEGGTAIGEIIFGDVNPSGKLPYVIPFKESDLPQVNWDTTSQWYDYYHGYTKLEKEGIKPSVPYGFGLSYTKFDFSDANFDASDDSVIAKCTVKNIGKMAGDEVVQMYVGFKNSSVERPVKLLRGFARVNLQPGESKEVTITCPKEELCWYNPKTEQMELEKMEYEAYIGSSSADSDLHMGKVTL, encoded by the coding sequence ATGAAATGTACTAAATTAAAAAGATTATCTTATACTGAAAAGGCAAAGGAAATAGTTAACTCTTTAACTTTAGAAGAAAAGGTTTCCTTAATGGGTGGAAATGTTACTCTTAATGATATGCTCTCTGATTTGAGAGATGCTGATGAGCAAAAACATTATAATAGTTATCCTTATCCAGCAGGAGGAATAGAGAAGAATAATGTGCCTCCTATGCTTTTCTGTGATGGGCCAAGGGGTGTAGTTTGTAGTGCAGGAAAAAGCACATGTTTTCCAGTATCAATGCTTAGAGGTGCAACATTTGATACAGCATTAGAAGAAAAAATAGGTAATGCTATAGGTAAAGAAGTTCATGGGTATAAAGGTAACTTATTTGCAGGAGTATGTATTAATCTTCCGTATAATCCAGGCTGGGGAAGAAGCCAAGAAACTTATGGTGAAGAATCTTTTCACTTAGGGGAAATGGGACGAGCATTAGTTAAAGGTGTACAAGACGAAAATGTAATCGCATGTGTAAAACATTTTGCTTTTAACCAAATGGAAATTTCCAGATTTAAGGTAAATGTTGAATGTGATAAACGTACTGAGAGAGAAGTATTTCTTCCTCATTTTAAGAAATGTGTTGAAGCAGGTGCAGCAGCTATTATGAGTTCTTATAATTTATACAAAGGAACTCATTGTGGACATCATGATTACTTATTAAATCAAGTATTGAAAAAGGAATGGGATTTTGATGGATTTGTTATGAGTGACTTTATCTGGGGAGTCAGAGATACGGTTGAAGCAGCTAATGGCGGACAAGATATGGAAATGTGCTGTACTCAGTTTTTTGGAGATAAATTAGTAGCGGCAGTAAAAAACGGACAAGTAAAAGAAAGTAAAATTAATGAATCTGCATTACGTATCGTGCGTACATTGCTAGCATTTGAAGATGCTTATTCAAATGAATATGATGAGAGTTTAATTGGATGTGAAGATCACATTAAACTTGCACTTCAGGCAGCAAGAGAGGGGATTACATTAATTAAGAATGAAAATAATGTATTACCATTAAACAAAGATAAAGCAAGAAAAATTGTTGTGTTAGGAAAGTTAGGCGATAAGGAAGTAATAGGAGATCATGGTTCAAGTCAGGTAAGACCAGCTTATGTTATAACACCATTACAAGGAATTGCAAATGCAGCACCTAAAGCGCAGGTTGTATATTATAATGGCGAAAATTTGGAACATGCAAAAGAATTAGCTAAAGATGCAGATGCAGTTATATTTGTAGTTGGATATAACTATGACGATGAAGGTGAATATATATCAGAAGATGAATTTGAATCTTACACAGGAGCAGTAGGTGGCGATAGAAAAAATTCGTTAGGTCTTCATGAAAATGAAATTAAATTAATACAGGAAGTAGGTCCTGTTAACACCAATTCTATAGCCGTGTTAATTGGTGGAAATATGATAATGATGGAAGAGTGGAAAGAAAGCGTTGGAGCTATAATGATGGCATATTATCCAGGTATGGAAGGCGGAACTGCAATAGGAGAGATTATATTTGGAGATGTTAATCCAAGTGGAAAACTACCATATGTAATTCCATTTAAAGAAAGTGATCTTCCACAAGTAAATTGGGATACAACATCTCAATGGTATGATTACTATCATGGATATACAAAGTTAGAAAAGGAAGGCATAAAACCATCTGTACCATATGGATTTGGACTATCTTATACTAAGTTTGATTTTAGTGATGCAAATTTTGATGCATCTGATGATAGTGTTATCGCTAAATGTACTGTTAAAAATATAGGAAAAATGGCAGGGGATGAAGTCGTACAAATGTATGTCGGATTCAAAAATTCATCTGTAGAGAGACCTGTAAAATTGTTAAGAGGTTTTGCTCGTGTAAATTTACAGCCAGGAGAAAGCAAGGAAGTTACAATAACTTGCCCTAAAGAGGAGCTTTGCTGGTATAATCCAAAAACAGAACAAATGGAATTAGAGAAAATGGAGTATGAGGCGTATATAGGAAGCAGCAGCGCAGATTCAGATCTACACATGGGAAAAGTTACATTGTAA
- a CDS encoding helix-turn-helix domain-containing protein has protein sequence MSSYIFETIEHEEKYPAKVFVTSIEHSSFHWHYDYELILVLKGSLIVNASPKITVLEAGDIVLLNSKAVHELQRTKEENLCLFIQMNENLFKNTKDDNRSYYFYLNSKLNDKKPKNGYDAYVANAAKIGLESQSDEIFNTYRVKSLVYMLIADLFEFTLYDIHQKAVDLKETENTELLMQVINFIQKNCTKDTVLDELYKFIGLCEKSVYRFLKANIGLSPKDLVLSSKIEASKYMLKFSNKSISFIANDCGFYSESTFYRAFKKEIGVTPAEYRKSGASLNADPNVQGYLRFDFKESINLLEKYCKGDM, from the coding sequence ATGAGTTCATATATTTTTGAAACAATTGAGCATGAAGAGAAATATCCAGCAAAGGTGTTTGTAACATCAATTGAACATTCTAGTTTTCATTGGCATTATGATTATGAATTAATTTTAGTTCTGAAAGGATCCCTAATAGTAAATGCAAGCCCCAAGATAACGGTTTTGGAAGCAGGGGATATTGTGTTATTAAATTCAAAAGCAGTACATGAATTACAACGTACTAAGGAAGAGAATTTATGCTTATTTATTCAGATGAATGAGAATTTATTCAAAAATACAAAAGATGATAATAGATCGTATTATTTTTACTTAAACAGCAAGCTTAATGATAAAAAGCCTAAGAACGGATATGATGCATACGTTGCTAATGCTGCTAAAATTGGACTTGAAAGTCAGAGTGATGAAATATTTAACACTTATAGGGTAAAATCTTTAGTTTATATGTTAATAGCGGACTTATTTGAATTCACATTATATGATATTCATCAAAAAGCTGTAGATTTGAAAGAAACAGAAAACACAGAATTGCTCATGCAGGTAATAAACTTTATCCAAAAAAACTGTACAAAAGATACAGTATTAGATGAACTATATAAATTTATAGGATTGTGCGAGAAATCAGTTTATCGTTTCTTAAAGGCAAACATTGGATTATCACCTAAAGATTTAGTACTTAGCAGCAAAATAGAGGCTTCTAAATATATGCTTAAGTTTTCAAACAAGTCAATTAGCTTTATAGCAAATGATTGTGGCTTTTATTCTGAAAGTACTTTTTACAGAGCTTTTAAAAAAGAAATAGGTGTGACCCCTGCTGAATACCGAAAAAGTGGGGCAAGTTTAAATGCGGATCCTAATGTACAAGGCTATTTGCGTTTTGATTTTAAAGAATCTATTAATTTATTAGAAAAATATTGTAAAGGAGATATGTAA
- a CDS encoding FMN-binding protein produces MLNVKKILLGVVCLIVITVIIVGGKYLISVRNYQTTIRGLTINNVDLSKISDGKYIGSYDVNLISAKVSVTVKNHKIENIDLLEHKTDRGKPAEVIPSMVVKAQSLQVDTVSGATNSSKTILKAIENALKPNQK; encoded by the coding sequence ATGTTAAATGTAAAGAAAATATTATTAGGTGTAGTTTGTCTTATTGTTATCACAGTTATCATCGTTGGAGGAAAATATCTAATCTCTGTTAGAAATTATCAAACAACAATTAGAGGATTAACAATTAACAACGTAGATTTATCGAAGATTTCCGATGGAAAATATATTGGTTCATATGATGTTAATTTAATTAGCGCAAAAGTTTCAGTTACAGTTAAAAACCACAAGATTGAAAATATAGATTTACTAGAACATAAAACCGATAGAGGCAAGCCTGCAGAAGTTATTCCAAGCATGGTAGTTAAAGCACAAAGTTTACAAGTAGATACTGTTTCAGGAGCAACAAATAGCAGTAAAACAATTTTAAAGGCTATTGAAAACGCACTAAAGCCTAATCAAAAATAA
- a CDS encoding PTS sugar transporter subunit IIA, with protein MFNLFNRTKFKIVSPTEGKLKPVTSVIDEVFASKALGDGFAIEPKQGVVYSPIVGVVSMIFPTLHAIGLKANNGAEILIHVGIDTVKLNGKGFKTFVREGQKIKIGDKLLEFDIEEIKDKVPSTDVIVIFTSGEICELVNGDIQVDAGQANIVNIVK; from the coding sequence ATGTTTAATTTATTTAATAGGACAAAGTTCAAAATAGTGTCACCAACGGAGGGAAAACTAAAGCCAGTAACATCTGTAATAGATGAGGTATTTGCGTCTAAAGCTTTAGGTGACGGTTTTGCAATTGAGCCTAAACAAGGTGTTGTGTATTCACCTATAGTTGGTGTAGTATCAATGATTTTTCCAACTTTGCATGCAATAGGTCTAAAAGCAAATAATGGAGCTGAAATTCTAATTCATGTTGGTATTGATACAGTCAAACTCAATGGTAAAGGATTCAAAACATTTGTTAGAGAAGGGCAAAAGATAAAAATAGGTGATAAGCTTTTGGAATTTGATATAGAAGAAATAAAAGATAAAGTTCCATCAACTGATGTGATAGTTATATTTACTAGTGGCGAGATATGTGAACTGGTTAATGGCGATATACAGGTTGATGCAGGACAAGCTAACATAGTCAATATTGTTAAGTAA
- a CDS encoding Cof-type HAD-IIB family hydrolase produces the protein MKIKLIALDLDGTVLNSCGYISDKTLTAIKMAIEKGVQVVLATGRSVGLICDEIKSIEEITYAISSNGAAVVNLRKNEIVFSNFITIDILKKIIKIIKDYPIVVEFYSNGNAYIDEEVFINPVKYGLSEKCLNLMSDSHNLIKNIFSVVDDRSECEWIKCVEKINIPFLKDDMKNEVYNSLLSINDKVKITSSVEDNLEINIHSANKGAGLEKLTELLEIDLKEIAAIGDNNNDIEMLQMAGIGIAMGNASEDIKAKADFITLDNDKNGVAEAILRILDKNLQFS, from the coding sequence ATGAAGATTAAACTTATAGCATTGGATTTAGACGGGACAGTATTAAACAGTTGTGGTTATATAAGTGACAAAACTCTTACTGCAATTAAAATGGCGATTGAAAAGGGAGTTCAGGTGGTTTTGGCAACTGGGAGAAGTGTTGGATTAATATGTGATGAGATAAAATCAATAGAGGAAATTACATATGCAATATCTTCAAATGGAGCGGCTGTAGTAAATTTAAGAAAAAATGAAATAGTTTTTTCTAACTTTATTACTATAGATATTTTAAAGAAGATAATTAAAATAATTAAGGATTATCCAATCGTTGTTGAGTTTTATTCTAACGGGAATGCTTATATAGATGAAGAGGTTTTTATAAATCCCGTTAAATATGGATTATCAGAAAAATGCTTAAATCTTATGTCAGACAGTCATAATTTAATAAAGAATATTTTTTCGGTAGTTGATGATAGATCAGAATGTGAATGGATAAAATGTGTAGAAAAAATAAATATTCCATTTTTAAAAGATGATATGAAAAATGAAGTATATAATAGTTTGTTATCTATAAATGATAAAGTTAAAATAACCTCATCTGTAGAGGATAATCTTGAGATTAACATTCATAGCGCAAATAAGGGGGCTGGTCTGGAGAAACTAACTGAATTGCTAGAAATAGATTTGAAGGAAATAGCTGCTATTGGAGATAATAATAATGATATAGAGATGCTTCAGATGGCGGGAATTGGCATTGCAATGGGAAATGCAAGTGAAGATATTAAAGCTAAAGCAGATTTCATTACACTAGACAATGATAAAAATGGAGTGGCAGAGGCAATATTGCGAATTTTAGATAAAAATTTGCAATTTAGTTAA
- a CDS encoding BglG family transcription antiterminator — MKSRQVIMLRDLLHNEYVRPNEFMEKLGISLRTVRMEIHEINDILRHKDMRINSSSARGYFILKGERTQFYEFLNNMILSLKKVELPETPGERFLFTFIYLTFIKEPISVQNLADIMYVSKTVMIKTLKEIDEYLRNFNGLNIERTKKGIYFRGKERSIRHILSETLNYKTFGSILMYKVLKFQFGESYSKIYEILQKELPVILYKNNLILIDKSVEGFLLDLFIMIYRNKAGLLLEPETSRQYPQVFEDIINEIEGLLIQNDIRISECDRNFLKDCLLTKRVLYDECVKLEPRKEIAELTEEFLSIVDKKYNCSYLKNPELKKMLSIHIDKMLYRSEQGHFEHNASIRNAKELYKLQTEMADILYKLIFDKYGYKIQEEELGFIILYMGAFAQTKIKAIIISDIGQSAASSMAKQINNYCGDKIEIIGSFSLNYIRQYSIDVDVIFTPIRLFNVTLPSKTKIIYINYVLQEENIKRIQEFLINYHGGVNED, encoded by the coding sequence ATGAAATCAAGACAAGTAATTATGCTTAGAGATTTATTACATAATGAATATGTGCGACCCAATGAATTTATGGAAAAGTTAGGTATCAGCTTAAGGACTGTCAGGATGGAAATACATGAGATAAATGATATATTAAGACATAAAGATATGAGGATAAACTCGTCTTCAGCTAGAGGTTATTTTATTCTTAAGGGAGAGAGAACTCAGTTTTATGAATTTTTAAATAATATGATTTTGAGTTTGAAGAAGGTAGAATTGCCAGAAACACCTGGAGAAAGATTTTTATTTACTTTTATATATTTGACATTTATAAAAGAGCCTATTTCAGTTCAGAACTTAGCAGATATTATGTATGTATCAAAAACAGTAATGATAAAAACTCTAAAGGAAATTGATGAATATTTACGAAATTTTAATGGACTTAATATTGAAAGAACAAAAAAAGGCATCTATTTCCGTGGAAAAGAAAGAAGCATAAGGCATATATTATCTGAAACATTAAATTATAAAACATTTGGATCTATTTTAATGTATAAAGTTTTGAAATTTCAGTTTGGAGAGTCATATAGCAAAATATATGAAATTTTGCAAAAGGAATTACCGGTTATTTTATATAAAAATAATTTGATTCTAATTGATAAATCGGTAGAAGGATTTTTGTTAGATTTATTTATAATGATATATCGTAATAAGGCAGGATTACTTTTAGAACCAGAAACTAGTAGACAGTATCCTCAAGTATTTGAAGATATTATAAATGAAATTGAGGGACTTTTAATTCAAAATGATATTAGAATATCTGAGTGTGATAGAAACTTTTTAAAAGATTGCCTTTTAACTAAAAGAGTATTATATGATGAATGTGTTAAATTGGAGCCAAGAAAAGAAATCGCGGAGTTAACAGAAGAATTTTTATCGATAGTAGATAAAAAATATAATTGTAGCTATTTAAAAAATCCAGAGTTAAAGAAAATGTTAAGCATACATATAGATAAAATGCTTTATCGTTCAGAACAAGGACATTTTGAGCACAATGCATCTATAAGAAATGCAAAGGAATTATATAAGCTTCAAACAGAAATGGCAGATATATTATATAAACTAATTTTTGATAAGTATGGTTATAAGATTCAAGAAGAAGAATTGGGTTTTATTATACTTTATATGGGAGCTTTTGCCCAAACAAAAATAAAAGCAATAATAATAAGTGATATTGGACAAAGTGCAGCTTCGAGTATGGCAAAACAAATCAATAATTACTGTGGTGATAAAATCGAAATAATAGGAAGTTTCTCTTTGAATTATATAAGACAGTACTCCATAGATGTAGATGTGATTTTTACTCCAATACGATTATTTAATGTTACATTACCAAGTAAAACTAAGATTATTTATATTAACTATGTATTGCAGGAAGAAAATATTAAGAGAATACAGGAATTTTTAATAAACTATCATGGAGGTGTAAATGAAGATTAA
- a CDS encoding glycoside hydrolase family 3 N-terminal domain-containing protein, with protein MKNEEIKTLLSKMTLEEKIGQLTQIRTSYYYNSNTSATGTISKLKFTKEQKWMIGTVLGKLDAKMMFEIQKEYLDNNRLGIPLLFMHDIIHGFKTIFPIPLALSCSWDEELIEKTARVAAREGSSSGYQATFSPMVDIVRDPRWGRVIESFGEDTLLNSIFGVAMVRGYQNGDLKDPDTLISCVKHFAAYGAAEGGRDYNTVDISECRLRNEYFPPYYEAIKAGAKSIMSSFNVLNGIPATANTWLLRKILREEWGYEGVVISDWGAVKELIPHGTAENSIDAAKLSLKAGIDIEMATTAYFEALPELCKDKSMEKLLDDAVERILLLKNECGLFEDPYRGISYEKEKQTLLCSDFRKVAREAASKSAVLLKNSDVLPLERSKNVILIGPYASNSSILGPWSLDGDLNDVITIEQGLINKNIRLEGVETTCFNEISKEKSEEIIEKAKRADVIVLALGEEEEKSGEAGCVSNITLPEAQIKLLRCMKKLNKPLIVLLINGRPLDLTNVIEEADAVLECWFPGTEGGNAIADILYGDYNPSGKLTMSFPRGVGQIPVYYNNLATGRPKELLKNEKRYKSQYLDVPNEPLFPFGYGLGYSKFKYDNLNISKKELSKKERISCSINVTNIGKYTGIETVQLYMRDKVADISRPVKQLIKYKQIIINPNETKTVEFTIDEKDLRYWNGENQYKSDEGLFEFTLGKDSSEGISFEVRLIS; from the coding sequence ATGAAAAATGAAGAGATAAAAACCCTGTTATCTAAGATGACATTGGAAGAAAAAATAGGACAATTAACACAAATTAGAACAAGTTATTATTATAATTCTAATACTTCAGCAACAGGAACGATTTCTAAGCTTAAATTTACAAAAGAGCAAAAATGGATGATAGGAACTGTTTTAGGTAAATTAGATGCAAAGATGATGTTTGAAATTCAAAAAGAATATTTAGATAATAACCGTTTAGGAATTCCGCTACTTTTTATGCATGATATTATACATGGATTTAAGACTATATTTCCTATACCACTAGCGCTTTCATGTTCATGGGATGAGGAATTAATAGAAAAAACTGCAAGAGTTGCAGCAAGAGAAGGCAGTTCTTCAGGATATCAAGCAACATTTTCGCCTATGGTAGATATAGTCAGAGATCCAAGATGGGGAAGAGTTATTGAAAGTTTTGGAGAAGATACTCTTCTTAATAGTATATTCGGAGTAGCCATGGTTCGAGGATATCAAAATGGTGATTTAAAAGATCCAGATACCTTAATTTCTTGTGTAAAACATTTTGCGGCATATGGAGCTGCAGAGGGAGGAAGAGATTATAATACAGTTGATATTTCAGAATGCAGATTGAGAAATGAATATTTCCCACCTTATTACGAAGCTATAAAAGCTGGAGCAAAATCAATAATGTCTTCCTTTAATGTATTAAATGGAATACCAGCTACTGCTAATACATGGCTCTTGCGCAAAATATTAAGAGAAGAATGGGGATATGAGGGTGTCGTGATCTCCGACTGGGGGGCAGTAAAGGAACTAATACCTCATGGCACAGCGGAAAATAGCATAGATGCAGCAAAATTATCATTAAAAGCTGGAATAGATATTGAAATGGCTACTACAGCATATTTTGAAGCTTTACCAGAACTATGCAAAGATAAGAGTATGGAAAAGCTATTAGATGATGCAGTGGAGAGAATTCTTTTACTTAAAAATGAGTGTGGATTATTTGAAGATCCATACAGAGGCATTTCTTATGAAAAAGAAAAGCAAACATTGCTATGTAGTGATTTCAGAAAGGTAGCAAGAGAAGCGGCTTCTAAATCTGCAGTGTTATTAAAAAATTCCGATGTATTACCTTTGGAGCGTAGTAAAAATGTAATATTAATTGGACCATATGCAAGTAATTCATCAATATTAGGCCCATGGTCTTTAGATGGAGACCTTAATGATGTAATTACAATTGAACAAGGATTAATAAATAAGAATATCAGGCTTGAAGGCGTAGAAACGACATGCTTTAATGAAATTTCGAAAGAAAAATCAGAGGAAATAATAGAAAAAGCTAAAAGAGCAGATGTTATTGTATTAGCATTAGGAGAAGAAGAAGAAAAAAGCGGAGAAGCAGGATGTGTTAGCAATATAACTCTTCCAGAAGCTCAAATAAAGCTTTTACGTTGTATGAAAAAGTTGAACAAGCCTTTGATAGTTCTTCTAATAAATGGGCGTCCACTAGATCTTACTAATGTAATAGAAGAAGCCGATGCAGTTTTAGAGTGCTGGTTCCCAGGAACAGAAGGTGGAAATGCAATTGCAGATATTCTATATGGTGATTATAATCCAAGTGGAAAGCTTACTATGAGCTTTCCAAGAGGAGTAGGTCAAATTCCAGTTTATTATAATAATTTAGCAACAGGGAGACCAAAAGAATTACTTAAGAACGAAAAAAGATATAAGTCCCAATATTTAGATGTCCCAAATGAGCCACTATTTCCGTTTGGATATGGGCTGGGATATTCGAAGTTTAAGTATGATAATTTAAATATAAGTAAAAAAGAATTAAGCAAAAAAGAGCGAATATCATGTAGTATTAATGTTACTAACATCGGAAAGTATACTGGTATAGAAACAGTACAATTGTATATGAGAGATAAAGTTGCAGATATTTCAAGACCAGTTAAACAGCTAATTAAATACAAACAAATTATAATTAATCCTAATGAAACAAAAACTGTAGAGTTTACCATCGATGAAAAAGATCTTCGCTATTGGAATGGTGAAAATCAATATAAAAGTGATGAAGGATTATTTGAATTTACATTAGGAAAGGATTCTTCAGAAGGAATTTCTTTTGAGGTAAGATTAATTAGCTAG
- a CDS encoding sucrose-specific PTS transporter subunit IIBC, translating to MSDNYEKIAKEVIEAVGGADNIISAAHCATRLRLILKDRQKVDDKVVEEIDKVKGFFFTSGQYQIIFGTGTVNKVFEQVSNLGISGTSKSEQSQMVAEQGDNKFKRAIRIFSDIFVPIIPAMVATGLFMGLRGVLLQQQILAIFGLTPESIPSSLLTFTQILTDTAFAFLPVLICWSSFKKFGGTPILGIMIGLMLVSPSLPNGWAVAQGTAEPLVLFGLKMSGYQASVLPAFFAGFIGAKFEIWLRKRISDTFDLILTPFLTLLVTLIFGLLIIGPIAHEIEVSLVYVVTMLFTLPLGLGGLIWGGISQLIVVTGIHQALSVVEIQMLAQTNWNLVNPIGSCAIAAQAGAAFAVGMKTKSKKIKALSFPSVISALLGITEPAIFGVNLRFVKPFIMGLVGGGVGGFLASLFKLKATGMGISALPGMLLYLNNQFPLYILVIAISFGVAFALTFMFGYKDKEEQ from the coding sequence ATGAGTGATAATTATGAAAAGATCGCTAAAGAAGTTATTGAAGCAGTAGGAGGCGCAGATAATATTATTTCGGCGGCTCATTGTGCTACAAGATTAAGACTTATTCTTAAAGATAGACAAAAAGTTGATGATAAAGTAGTTGAAGAGATTGATAAGGTAAAAGGATTTTTCTTTACTTCAGGGCAATATCAAATTATTTTTGGTACAGGGACTGTAAATAAGGTATTTGAACAAGTAAGTAATCTTGGCATATCTGGTACATCAAAATCAGAACAAAGCCAAATGGTAGCAGAACAAGGTGACAATAAATTTAAAAGAGCAATTCGTATATTTTCTGATATATTTGTACCAATCATACCAGCAATGGTTGCTACAGGATTGTTTATGGGACTTAGAGGCGTTTTATTACAACAACAAATATTAGCAATTTTTGGATTAACACCAGAAAGCATTCCTAGTTCATTATTAACATTTACTCAAATATTAACAGATACAGCATTTGCATTTTTACCAGTTCTTATTTGCTGGTCATCATTTAAAAAGTTTGGGGGAACACCAATACTTGGTATTATGATAGGACTTATGCTTGTTAGCCCATCACTTCCTAATGGTTGGGCAGTAGCTCAAGGAACAGCTGAACCACTTGTGTTATTCGGTCTTAAGATGTCAGGATATCAGGCATCAGTATTACCAGCTTTCTTTGCAGGATTTATTGGAGCAAAATTTGAGATTTGGCTTAGAAAAAGAATATCAGATACATTTGATTTAATACTTACACCATTTTTGACATTACTTGTTACATTAATTTTTGGATTATTAATTATTGGGCCTATTGCTCATGAAATTGAGGTTTCTCTTGTATACGTTGTAACAATGTTATTTACATTACCTCTTGGATTAGGTGGATTAATTTGGGGAGGAATATCTCAATTAATAGTAGTTACAGGAATTCACCAAGCATTAAGTGTTGTTGAAATTCAGATGCTGGCTCAAACAAACTGGAATCTTGTAAATCCTATAGGTTCTTGTGCAATAGCTGCACAGGCTGGAGCAGCATTTGCAGTAGGTATGAAAACTAAGTCTAAAAAAATAAAAGCTTTATCTTTTCCATCAGTAATATCAGCACTTTTAGGAATTACAGAACCAGCTATATTCGGTGTCAATTTAAGATTTGTAAAACCGTTTATAATGGGACTTGTTGGTGGAGGTGTAGGTGGATTTTTAGCTTCACTATTTAAACTTAAAGCCACTGGTATGGGGATATCTGCTTTACCAGGAATGCTCCTTTATTTAAATAATCAATTTCCATTATATATATTAGTAATAGCGATTTCTTTTGGAGTAGCCTTTGCGCTAACATTCATGTTTGGATATAAAGATAAAGAAGAGCAGTAA